Within the Candidatus Methylomirabilis sp. genome, the region CGGGCTTGAGCAGGCGCGTCGTCCGGACGTTCGGACCGACAAGGCGCAGGTCGTGCGGGATCGGCCCCGGCTCCGCGTTACGCACCGTGATCCGCAGGCGCTCCCCGACCCGCGCGGTCAGGGTCGGGTTGTCGCCGCTCCACGTGATCCCGCGGGCCTCGAGCCGGATCTCGCGCACGGGCGCCGCCGGCCGCCCCCACGGGGCCGCGAAGGCCGCGGCGAGGAGCACCACGCCCGCGGCGAGCGCGGCCCCGAGGAGCCCGCGCAGCCGTCTGATTCCTGGACTGGACCATCGCATGTTTCGCACCGTCCCTACCGGGCCAAGAGGAGCCCGGTCCCGTACATGATCAGGAGGCCCGCCGCCACGCCTGCCGCCTGCGTGAGAGCCGCGGTCCCCGCGAACCCCCGCCGGAGCAGCAGGGCCAGGATGCCGATGACGTAGAAGATCGCCCCACCCCCCAGGGCGAAGAAGAGGACCGCGAGGGGGTCGAAGTAGGTGAACCCCCCGAGGAGCGTGCCGGCGACCGTGGGGACGCCGGCCAGCGCGCCCATCCAGACGAGGTGCCGGAGCGCGGTCCGGTCCCGGGAGATCGGGGCGACGATCCCGAAGCCCTCCGTGGCGTTGTGCAGGGTGAACCCGACGACCAGGAGGGCCCCGAGCGCCATCTCCCCCCGGACGTAAGCCGTCCCGATCGCCAGGCCCTCCCCCATGTTGTGCAGGCCGATCCCGAGCGCCACCAGGTAGGCCAGCGCGCGGCGCCCGGCCTCGTGCTGAAGGCCCTCGGCATCGGCCCCGGCTGCCCGCCCGATCGCCGCCAGCCCCAGGATCCCGAGGGTGAGTCCGATGGCCGCCAGTGCCACCCCCTGGAACAGGCTCGGGATCCGCCCGGCGACCTCCAGGGCCTCCTTCATCACGTCCACCCCAAGGAACAGGAGGATGCCGGCCGTCATGGCCACCAGGACGTCCCGCCACCGGCGATCCAGGCGCCGCAGGAAGGGAAGCCACAGCAGGCCCAGGTAGACCGGGATGACCCCGGCGTAGACGCCGAGCAGGGTGAACCCGGCTGCCGCCCGCCACGTCGGGACCGGCGTCACGGTCGCGATGGGGACGCTCGCCGTGAAGACCAGGCCCACGGAGGTGATGACCTTCACCTCCACCGGGTCCCCCGGGATCCAGTCATAGGGAATGCTGAGCGCCGTCCGCCCGAGGCGCGGGAGCGTCGGGCTCGGGTCCGCGGCGAACTGCCAGAGGGCCTCGTCCACCAGGACCTGGGCGACCGTGACCTCCCCCGGACCGCTGTTGCGGAGCACCACCCGGATGAGCCCGGGCTCGAAGGTCACCCGCTCGACCTCCAGCTTCTGGAGGGCGTCGGCGGGAACGGGGGAGGGGCCGACGAGGGCCTCCTCCTGGACGAGAAACAGCGCCACCACGGCCCCGAGGACCAGCAGCGGCACCAGGAAGAGGAGGGCCGCCGGCACCCGGCCGAGCCCGCCCGCCGCCCGGCCTTCCGCCGCCTGCTCGCGAACGCCCATGCCCGTCCTCCCTACGCCGTCACGTCGAAGAAGCCCATCCAGCCGAGCTCGGCAAACTCGCTCTGGTGAGCGTGGAACATGTAGCGCCCTGGGGTCCGGTAGGTGAACTCCAGGACGCACCGCTCCCCCTGGCAGAGCATGACCGTGTCGGTCAACTCGGAGTGGGTGAGGCTGGTGCCGGTCCGGTAGAGGCGGAACATGTTCGCGTGCAGGTGGAAGGAGTTGATCAGGTCGAACTCGGTCACGTTTACCAGGTAGATCCGGACCGGCTCCCCCACCTTGAGCGGGATGGGCCGCTCGACGTAGTAGTTGGCCACCCCGTTCACGGTATAGAACTCGTTCTCTCCGTCCAGGTCGGTGTCAAATCCGTTCATGACCATGACGAACTCGGTCGCCTTCGGCCGGGGCGTGGGCGGATCCACGATGAAGGCCCCGTAGAGCCCCTTGTGGATGTGCTTCTTCACGGGCATGGTGTGGCAGTGGTACAGGAACGCGCCGAAGGGCTCCGCCGGGAATTCGTAGGTGAACCGGCCTCCGGGAGGCACCTGCTCGAAGACGCCGTCCATGTTGGCCGGGTGGATGCCGTGGAAGTGAATCGTGTGGGGATGGCTTCCCTCGTTGAAGAAGTGGATCTTGAGGGAATCGCCCGCGGTGCAGCGGAGGGTGGGGCCCGGGACCGTCCCGTTGTAGGTCCAGGCCGGGAACCAGACCCCCGGGGCCGCCTCGACCTCCGCGTCCAGGGCGACGATCCGGTACTCCCGCTGGGTCCTCCCGTTTGGGAGCCGGGTCACGGTCCCGGTGTCGAAGGTGGTCAGGAACTTCATCGGGTCCATGCCCTTGCCGGCGGGCCAGGGGTTCGCGGCCCGGCCAGCGGTGCCGGCGGCCCCGTGCGCCGCGCCATAGGGGGCGTCATGCGCCCCGCCGGCCGCCGCCTCGGCCGCCCCTCCAGCCAGGACGGACGGGACCCCCTCCGCCCGCGTGAGCAGCCGACCTCCGAGCACCCCGAGCGAGCCGGCGCCGGCCCCGAAGAGGAAGCCCCGGCGGGTGAGCGGCTTCGTGATCAGATTCCATGCGCGCTTCATGGTCCTCCTCGCTCCCGCGCTGGGCGTCCGGGTTCCGCCCCGGCGCTCACGAGAACGTGCCGGGCCAGTTCGCGTCCCACGGCGTGTTCCACGGCCCCGACCCGGACCCGCAGCGGCCCCTCGAAGGGCGCCTTCTCCAGGACCTGCACCGTGGCCCCAGGGAAAAACCCCAGGCTGGCCAGGTACCGGAGCATCCCGGCATCCCGGTCGCTGACCTGGCGGACGGTGGCGGAGTGCCCGATCTCCACCTCCCCCAGCTCTCGGACGGCAACCGGCGGCACCACCCCCTCCTTCGTGGGGATGGGATGCCCGTGGGGGTCGATCTCCGGCCAGCCGAGCGCCTTCGCGATCCGGTCCTCGAACTCCTCCGAGATCACGTGCTCCAGCTTCTCCGCCTCATCGTGCACCATGTCCCAGGAGTAGCCGAGCGCCTCCTTCAGGTAGAGCTCCAGCAGGCGATGGTGGCGGATCACCTCCAGGGCGATCTTCTCGCCCGCCGCCGTGAGCTCCACCCCCTGGTAGCGGGTGTGGCGGAGCAGCTTCATCTCGGCCAGCTTCTTGACCATGCCGGTGACGGAGGGCGCCGAGACCTTGAGCTTGAGGGCGATGGCAGAGGTCGTCACCTCCCCGCCCTGGCCGAGCAGGTAAATGGTCTTCAGGTAGTCCTCGGTAGCCTGGCTAATAAACATCTTGAACACACAAAACAAAGATGTTAGGTCACGCTAAAACACTACCCTGCCGCACATGCCCTGTCAAGGCCCTTGGG harbors:
- a CDS encoding ZIP family metal transporter is translated as MGVREQAAEGRAAGGLGRVPAALLFLVPLLVLGAVVALFLVQEEALVGPSPVPADALQKLEVERVTFEPGLIRVVLRNSGPGEVTVAQVLVDEALWQFAADPSPTLPRLGRTALSIPYDWIPGDPVEVKVITSVGLVFTASVPIATVTPVPTWRAAAGFTLLGVYAGVIPVYLGLLWLPFLRRLDRRWRDVLVAMTAGILLFLGVDVMKEALEVAGRIPSLFQGVALAAIGLTLGILGLAAIGRAAGADAEGLQHEAGRRALAYLVALGIGLHNMGEGLAIGTAYVRGEMALGALLVVGFTLHNATEGFGIVAPISRDRTALRHLVWMGALAGVPTVAGTLLGGFTYFDPLAVLFFALGGGAIFYVIGILALLLRRGFAGTAALTQAAGVAAGLLIMYGTGLLLAR
- a CDS encoding multicopper oxidase domain-containing protein, whose protein sequence is MDPMKFLTTFDTGTVTRLPNGRTQREYRIVALDAEVEAAPGVWFPAWTYNGTVPGPTLRCTAGDSLKIHFFNEGSHPHTIHFHGIHPANMDGVFEQVPPGGRFTYEFPAEPFGAFLYHCHTMPVKKHIHKGLYGAFIVDPPTPRPKATEFVMVMNGFDTDLDGENEFYTVNGVANYYVERPIPLKVGEPVRIYLVNVTEFDLINSFHLHANMFRLYRTGTSLTHSELTDTVMLCQGERCVLEFTYRTPGRYMFHAHQSEFAELGWMGFFDVTA
- a CDS encoding metal-dependent transcriptional regulator: MFISQATEDYLKTIYLLGQGGEVTTSAIALKLKVSAPSVTGMVKKLAEMKLLRHTRYQGVELTAAGEKIALEVIRHHRLLELYLKEALGYSWDMVHDEAEKLEHVISEEFEDRIAKALGWPEIDPHGHPIPTKEGVVPPVAVRELGEVEIGHSATVRQVSDRDAGMLRYLASLGFFPGATVQVLEKAPFEGPLRVRVGAVEHAVGRELARHVLVSAGAEPGRPARERGGP